A single Myxococcales bacterium DNA region contains:
- a CDS encoding DUF1552 domain-containing protein, whose protein sequence is MTRWTRRRMFQIASAGWLQASAGVRAAPSEGRPRRLVIVYTPHGVPPEYFWPALPLGEAVGSPGAPLSPILAPLAPFRDRMVLLRGLDMYGAGNHEAMASLLTNGGKLSIDQEIAGRLVGTTPWPSLQLGVIPDERRRFTERGQWVFSPEPLAHRPDPVAAFDALFGATAHPARDRSRRRVAAFVNARLKARRAWAAGRSDASAIEDGLSAYEASLARVPGVRGSVAASPRCADVPRIASVEALRQGGIDPWDHASFAQLFDAQLDLAVAALRCDATRIITLQSMSIYANVPFSFIGVARGHHDVTHSDVGTTGRTQHADCQRWYATRLVRLLEGLSVPDPLDPAHTLLDNTTVLWCSEISDGQEHNCQSNPFVLFGGGAGLLKGGLYLDFGGRSHGALLVTLARLMGVMLPQVGTERDPEGADGPLLEVLAT, encoded by the coding sequence ATGACGCGGTGGACGCGGCGACGGATGTTCCAAATCGCCTCTGCCGGCTGGCTGCAGGCGTCTGCGGGTGTGCGCGCCGCGCCTTCCGAAGGGCGCCCACGCCGCCTGGTGATCGTCTATACGCCTCACGGTGTGCCTCCCGAGTACTTCTGGCCCGCGCTGCCCCTTGGCGAAGCGGTGGGCAGCCCAGGGGCGCCGCTCTCCCCTATCCTTGCGCCGCTCGCCCCTTTCAGGGACCGGATGGTGCTGTTGCGGGGGCTCGACATGTACGGGGCGGGCAACCACGAGGCCATGGCGTCGCTCTTGACGAACGGGGGGAAGCTCTCGATCGACCAGGAGATCGCGGGCCGGCTTGTGGGCACGACGCCGTGGCCGAGTCTTCAGCTGGGCGTGATCCCCGACGAACGCCGGCGCTTCACGGAGCGCGGCCAGTGGGTGTTTTCGCCCGAACCGCTCGCGCACCGGCCCGACCCGGTGGCGGCCTTCGACGCCCTCTTCGGTGCCACCGCACACCCCGCCCGGGACCGGAGCCGCCGCCGCGTGGCCGCGTTCGTGAACGCGCGGTTGAAGGCACGGCGAGCCTGGGCGGCCGGGCGATCCGATGCCTCTGCGATCGAGGACGGGCTCAGCGCGTACGAGGCGTCCCTGGCGCGGGTGCCCGGTGTGCGCGGGTCTGTGGCGGCAAGCCCGCGTTGCGCGGACGTGCCCCGCATCGCCAGCGTCGAAGCCTTGCGCCAGGGGGGCATCGACCCCTGGGACCACGCTTCTTTCGCGCAACTCTTCGACGCTCAGCTCGATCTTGCGGTTGCGGCGCTGCGGTGTGATGCGACTCGGATCATCACGCTGCAGTCGATGTCGATTTACGCCAACGTGCCCTTCTCGTTCATCGGCGTTGCGCGGGGGCATCACGACGTCACGCACTCGGATGTGGGCACGACCGGACGCACCCAACACGCCGATTGTCAGCGCTGGTACGCCACGCGGCTCGTGCGGCTGCTCGAAGGCCTCTCTGTCCCCGATCCGCTGGATCCGGCGCATACGCTGCTCGACAACACGACCGTGCTGTGGTGTTCGGAGATCTCCGACGGCCAGGAACACAACTGCCAGTCGAATCCGTTCGTGCTCTTCGGAGGGGGGGCGGGGCTCCTCAAGGGTGGGCTTTACCTCGACTTCGGCGGGCGCTCTCACGGCGCGCTTCTGGTGACATTGGCGCGCCTCATGGGGGTGATGCTGCCGCAGGTGGGAACGGAGCGAGATCCCGAAGGGGCAGACGGACCTTTGCTCGAGGTATTGGCGACGTGA
- a CDS encoding DUF1588 domain-containing protein: protein MSARARQGDRGAWARVSVLAFGLAACGAGEAPLRDAGLVPADAAADASAPDAAARPPDAAEVCGLNPPVWQRLSVPEIVDSLALAFPHKALRAEDRQRFIDKFLLDPAGQGGFSNNGPGRKVQGDFAEHLFEVGEWFTADPPFCGAVPAETCVADVVERVGQLLFRRPLEAEERDSFAVFWRDSVGEAGAQEALSSTLLALVMSPEFVYRGQQSQADLAWLERMSFGLEGRGPSEAALTEVLQAGAGARARDLIESALSGPVGRQHLLAAFSEWLRVEDVLSVAKTEPFAEELRRDLVEETRRFVAFHLLEARRPISALLTETRTFLNARLRAHYGLDGATNAPAEEAAFSLSVRPQGAGLWAQGALLASLGLPNGTSPTRRGAMIRTRWMCDELPPALPGVMPPAANAADGLTTRARYETVHAADPSCADCHRFVDPLGFALEGFDGLGRPRSHENGLPLDLSGQVWSLDDDSVERSFDGPQELFTWLANDERWAHCAAWHLLAYLVPDHPEEGACLLPGLAERLHAGTPLLDALVETFALQR from the coding sequence GTGAGCGCGCGGGCCCGACAGGGGGACCGCGGGGCCTGGGCGCGGGTGTCGGTCCTGGCGTTCGGGCTCGCTGCGTGCGGCGCGGGGGAAGCCCCCCTGCGAGACGCGGGGCTCGTGCCGGCCGATGCGGCTGCGGATGCGAGCGCGCCGGATGCGGCCGCGCGGCCCCCGGATGCGGCAGAGGTCTGCGGCCTGAATCCGCCTGTGTGGCAGCGGCTCTCCGTGCCGGAGATCGTGGACAGCTTGGCTCTGGCGTTTCCACACAAGGCGCTCCGTGCCGAAGACAGGCAGCGGTTCATCGACAAGTTCCTGCTGGATCCCGCTGGCCAGGGAGGCTTTTCGAACAACGGGCCAGGGCGCAAGGTTCAGGGCGACTTTGCGGAGCACTTGTTCGAGGTGGGGGAGTGGTTCACGGCCGATCCGCCCTTCTGTGGTGCCGTGCCTGCAGAGACCTGCGTGGCGGACGTGGTGGAGCGCGTGGGGCAGCTCTTGTTTCGCCGGCCGCTCGAAGCCGAGGAACGGGATTCATTTGCAGTGTTCTGGCGCGACAGCGTCGGTGAAGCCGGAGCGCAGGAGGCGTTATCCTCGACGCTGCTGGCGCTCGTGATGTCGCCGGAGTTCGTCTACCGCGGTCAACAGAGCCAAGCGGACCTGGCGTGGCTCGAGCGGATGAGTTTCGGCCTCGAAGGCCGGGGGCCCTCCGAAGCCGCACTCACGGAGGTTCTGCAGGCGGGGGCGGGTGCGCGGGCGCGCGACCTGATCGAGAGCGCCTTGTCCGGCCCCGTGGGGCGTCAGCACCTGTTGGCGGCGTTTTCAGAGTGGCTGCGCGTGGAGGACGTTCTTTCGGTGGCGAAGACCGAGCCCTTTGCGGAGGAGCTACGCCGTGATCTCGTCGAAGAGACACGCCGGTTCGTCGCCTTCCATCTGCTCGAGGCTCGTCGCCCGATTTCGGCGCTGCTCACGGAGACTCGCACCTTCCTGAACGCACGGCTGCGCGCGCACTATGGGCTCGACGGGGCGACGAACGCACCCGCGGAAGAGGCGGCCTTTTCGCTCTCGGTGCGCCCCCAGGGTGCGGGCCTTTGGGCCCAAGGTGCGCTCCTCGCAAGCCTTGGGCTCCCGAACGGGACCTCTCCCACGCGGAGAGGCGCGATGATTCGCACGAGGTGGATGTGCGACGAGCTGCCGCCGGCCCTTCCCGGCGTGATGCCGCCGGCTGCGAACGCGGCAGATGGGTTGACCACGCGCGCCCGCTACGAGACGGTCCACGCCGCAGACCCCTCCTGCGCGGACTGCCACCGCTTCGTGGATCCCCTGGGCTTCGCGCTCGAGGGCTTCGATGGCCTTGGCCGCCCCCGCAGCCACGAGAATGGCTTGCCCCTGGACCTCTCGGGGCAAGTATGGTCGCTCGACGACGATAGCGTGGAGCGCTCGTTCGACGGACCCCAGGAGCTCTTCACGTGGCTGGCGAACGACGAGAGATGGGCGCACTGTGCCGCCTGGCACCTCCTCGCGTATTTGGTGCCCGATCACCCCGAAGAGGGGGCTTGTCTGCTTCCCGGCCTGGCCGAGCGCTTGCACGCCGGTACGCCCTTGCTGGATGCGCTCGTCGAGACGTTTGCCTTGCAGAGGTGA